One stretch of Euphorbia lathyris chromosome 7, ddEupLath1.1, whole genome shotgun sequence DNA includes these proteins:
- the LOC136200760 gene encoding uncharacterized protein translates to MLLRIGLIRLFSMTKKNMCQKPEIMKSFLDMVDNQSLYNKQKVVQENIIYQTRKKCFSRDMALESCKTMRPDEWWRCFAYDVPCLQKFAMRILSQTASSSGCERNWSVFERIHTKKRNRLEHQRLNDLVYVHYNLRLQNRSIIEKRSYDPVDYESIDKTEFWIVEEEQEGELNIDELENMIDEYPNVNEEPVSIPFEVNGDEPVIPDEDNDDDDIEINVDDEDWMNYGRNE, encoded by the exons ATGCTCCTGCGTATTGGCTTAATCCGGCTTTTCagtatgacaaaaaaaaatatgtgtcAAAAGCCTGAAATTATGAAATCATTTTTGGATATGGTTGACAATCAAAGCCTCTACAACAAGCAAAAAGTGGTTCAAGAGAATATCATTTATCAAACTAGGAAAAAATGTTTTTCTCGGGATATGGCTCTTGAAAGTTGCAAGACTATGAGGCCTG atgAATGGTGGAGGTGTTTTGCTTATGATGTCCCATGCTTGCAGAAGTTTGCAATGAGAATTCTTAGTCAAACTGCTTCTTCGTCTGGATGTGAACGTAATTGGAGTGTATTTGAACGAATACACACCAAAAAGAGAAATCGATTAGAGCATCAGAGACTAAATGACTTGGTGTATGTGCATTACAATTTGCGTTTGCAAAATAG GTCCATAATCGAGAAGAGGTCATATGATCCGGTTGATTATGAGTCAATTGACAAAACCGAGTTTTGGATAGtggaagaagaacaagaaggagAACTTAACATTGATGAATTGGAAAATATGATTGATGAATATCCGAACGTTAATGAAGAACCGGTTTCTATTCCTTTTGAAG TGAATGGAGATGAGCCGGTGATACCGGATGAAgataatgatgatgatgatattgaaattaacgttgatgatgaagattggatgAATTATGGAAGAAATGAGTGA
- the LOC136200823 gene encoding zinc finger protein ZAT10 has product MALQALNSPTTAPPSFQFDDSTHVHYLPEPWTKRKRSKRPHHQPTTEEEYLALCLIMLARGTTTTTMASTSTNSTSSASLLRRRSPVNSEEKPTYKCSVCDKAFSSYQALGGHKASHRKFAGGADDQSTSTTTTSATAAVSNGSGRVHECSICHKCFPTGQALGGHKRCHYDGGADKSGVTASASEGVGSTNTRNISHGHREIDLNLPALPEFAANFFVSSDDEVMSPLPAKKPRILLAAETQEQ; this is encoded by the coding sequence ATGGCACTCCAAGCTCTCAATTCTCCGACCACCGCTCCTCCGTCTTTCCAATTTGACGATTCAACCCATGTTCACTACCTTCCCGAGCCATGGACTAAGCGCAAGCGCTCCAAGCGTCCACATCATCAGCCCACAACCGAGGAAGAGTATCTAGCTCTTTGCCTTATCATGCTTGCTCGTGGTACCACCACCACAACCATGGCCTCTACCTCTACTAATTCCACCTCCTCTGCCTCCCTTCTCCGCCGCCGCTCTCCGGTCAATTCTGAGGAGAAACCTACCTACAAGTGTTCTGTTTGTGACAAGGCTTTTTCTTCTTACCAAGCTTTAGGTGGACATAAGGCAAGTCACCGGAAATTCGCTGGCGGCGCCGATGATCAGTCAACTTCAACTACAACGACCTCTGCAACCGCCGCTGTATCTAACGGAAGCGGGAGGGTTCACGAGTGTTCTATCTGTCATAAGTGTTTTCCTACTGGACAGGCCTTGGGCGGACACAAGAGGTGTCACTACGATGGCGGCGCCGATAAGAGTGGAGTCACAGCTTCAGCTTCGGAAGGCGTTGGTTCTACTAATACTCGCAATATCAGCCATGGACACCGTGAGATCGATCTCAATCTCCCTGCCTTGCCTGAGTTTGCTGCAAATTTCTTTGTGTCCAGTGACGATGAGGTTATGAGCCCACTGCCGGCCAAAAAGCCCCGTATTTTACTGGCAGCCGAAACTCAAGAACAGTAG